In the genome of Streptomyces sp. Q6, the window TGCTGGCACTCGCCGCGGTCTACGTCCCGTACAAGCACCGCACGTTCTACAAGTGGTTCGAGATCAACCGGAGTTACAAGCGGTCCCTGCGGCGCGGCACCGCCTACCGCTCGCGCCCCATGGAGGCCGGCACCCGGCTCGACGGGCGTGAGGTCGAGGTCGGGCCGCCGCCCGGGATCGGCCGCCTGACCTGGCTCGCCGCGCCGTTCGGCCCTGACGAGATCGCCGTCCTGCTGCACGCCGACCGGCGCACGGTGACCGCCGCCATCGAGATCGAGGGCCCGGGTGTGGGCCTGCGCGACTCCGAGGACCAGGAGGCCCTCGTCGACCGGTTCGGGACGCTGCTCAAGCACGTCGCCAACGGGGACGGGTTCGTGACGCGGCTCCAGATGCTCGCCCGCACCCTGCCCGCCGACCCCGACGCCCACGCCAAGGACGTCGCGGTACGCGGTGACGACCGCGCCCCCGGCTGGCTCCAGGAGTCGTACGAACAGTTGCAGTCCATGGTGTCGACGAGCAGTGAGCAGCACCGCGCGTACCTGGTGGCCTGCATGCACTACACCCGCGAGCTCGCCGCCGAGGCCAACGCGATGGCCCGCGCCACCCGCCCGAAGGCCGGCAAGAAGGTCGACAGGGACGCGGGGCTCGCGGTCGTCATGGCCCGGGAACTGACCGACATCTGCTCGCGGTTGCAGGAGGCCGACATCCGGGTCCGGCAGCCGCTGGGCCAGGGGCGGCTCGCCTCGCTGGTCCACTCCATGTACGACCCGGACCACCCCATCGACCACATCCAGGCGATGACGAAACGTAATGCCTGGCCGGCCGAGCTCGACGCCATGGAGCCCACGTACCTCCAGGCCAAGACGCGCGAGTCGTCGACGCGCGCGCCCTGGTGCCACGCCACGGCCTGGGTCAAGGAGTGGCCGATGACGCCGGTGGGCGTCAACTTCCTCGCGCCGCTGCTCGTGCACACCCCGGACGTGATCAGGACCGTCGCCGTCACGATGGACCTGGAACCGACGGAGGTCGCCATCGAGCGCATGCTGACGGAGAAGACGAACGACGAGGCGGAGGCGTCCCGCGCCGCCAAGATGAACCGGACCGTCGACCCCCGCGACATCGCCGCGCACGGCCGCCTCGACCAGCGCGGCGAGGACCTGGCGAGCGGCGCGGCCGGCGTGAACATCGTCGGCTACATCACGGTCTCCTCGCGCAATCCGGACGCCCTGGCCCGGGACAAGCGGACCATCAGGGCGTCGGCCGGAAAGTCGTACCTGAAGCTGGAATGGTGCGACCGCGAGCACCACCGGGCGTTCGTGAACACCCTGCCGTTCGCCACCGGCATCCGACGGTAGAGGGAGAGCGCGCGCATGCGGGATCCGATGTCGCTTCTCACGGACGCCTTCACCTCCTTCCTGTTCGGGAAGGTGGAGACGACCCGGCTGCCCGTCCGGACGTCGACGGGTCAGGCCCAGGCCGTCTATCTGCCGACCGCCGCCCCCGGGCTCGGCGACTCCGGCGTGATCATCGGCCGTGAGGTGTACTCCGGCAAGGGCTACATCTACGACCCCTTCCAGCTGTACGGGCAGCAGCTCCCCGCGCCGCACTGGCTGGTCCTCGGCGAGTCCGGGAACGGCAAGTCGGCGCTGGAGAAGACGTACGTGCTGCGGCAGTTGAGGTTCCGCGACCGGCAGGTCGTCGTCCTCGACGCGCAGGGCGAGGACGGGGTCGGCGAATGGAACCTCATCGCGCAGGAGCTGGGGATAACTCCCATCCGGCTCGACCCGACGGCCGCCCTGGACATGGGCATCCGGCTCAACCCGCTCGACCCGGCGATCACGACGACGGGCCAGCTGGCGCTCCTTCGCACCATCATCGAGGTCGCGATGGGGCACGGCCTGGACGAGCGCTCCGGCTTCGCCCTGAAGGTCGCGCACGCCTATGTCAACGAGACCATCGTCGAGCGCCAGCCGGTCCTGACCGACATCGTCGAGCAGCTGCGCCACCCGGAACCGGAGTCGGCCGAGGCGATGAACGTCGCCATAGAGGACGTACGGGCCTGGGGGCTCGACGTCGCTCTCGTCCTCGACCGGCTCGTCGACGGTGACCTGCGCGGCATGTTCGACGGCCCGACGACGGTCGGCATCGACCTGGACGCGCCGCTGATCGTCTTCGACCTCTCGCACATCGACCGCAACTCGATCGCGATGCCGATCCTGATGGCGATCGTCGGCGTCTGGCTGGAGCACACCTGGATCCGCCCCGACCGGAAGAAGCGCATCTTCCTGGTCGAGGAGGCCTGGCACATCATCAACTCCCCGTTCGTGGCGCAGCTGTTCCAGCGTCTGCTGAAGTTCGGGCGACGGCTCGGCCTGTCCTTCGTGGCGGTGGTCCACCACTTGTCCGACGTGGTGGACGGCGCGGCGGCGAAGGAGGCCGCGGCGATCCTGAAGATGGCCTCCACGAGGACGATCTACGCCCAGAAGGCCGACGAGGCGCGGGCCACGGGCCGCGTCCTCGGGCTGCCACGCTGGGCGGTCGAGATCATCCCGACGCTCACACCGGGCATCGCGGTCTGGGACGTCAACGGCAACGTCCAGGTGGTCAAGCACCTGATCACCGAGACGGAACGCCCACTGGTCTTCACCGACCGCGCCATGACCGAGACGTCCGAGGAGCATCTGGCCGAGGACGCCCTGCACGCCGCCGAGTTGGAGGCGGAGGAGCGGGCGGCGGCGTTCGTCGAGCAGCGGCTGAGCGACTCCTCCGAATCCACGGTGGCCTGAGCGAGATGATGATGCGGGACGAGCGCGGGTACCGACGTGACGACGGGCGCCGGTACGGCGGTGACGAGCGCGGCCGTGGCGGTGTCCCGGACGGCCTGCTCGTCGGCGTGCTGGCGTTCCTGCTCGGCATGACGATCCTGGTGTGGACGGCGACGGGCCTCTCGGGTCTGTTCGCGAAGGGCGCGTGGCCGAACCGGGTGACGTTCGGTCATACGCCGCTCGCCATGCGGTCGTTGATCGCGGCGCCGCACGATCTCGTGGGCGCCTGGCCGAACACCCCGAAGGCCCAGCTGTCGGGGTACGGCCTGTTCTGGGGCCTGTTCATCGGGCAGCTGATGATCCTGGTGGTCCTCGCGGTGTTCGTGGCGGGAACGCTGGCGCGGTGGCGCGCGGTGCGCCGGGGAGCCCCCGAGCGGGCCGCCCGCCGGGGGCGCGGGGCCGTGTCGGTCAGCGGCTCCCCCGCGGGGCGCGGCCAGTCTCCCGCGCCGGTCACGGACGACGAACCTCCGGCCCGGCGGACGCCCGTCCCGCACCCGGTCGAGGCCGAACCTCCCCTCGAAGCCGCACCCCCGCCGGCTCAAGCGGCATCCCCGGACCAAGCGGTACCCCCGGTTCAAACGGCATCCCCGACCCAAGCGGTACCCCCGGCGCAAGCCGAATCCCCCGTCCAGGCCGAGCCTGTGGTGCATGCGGGGCTCCCGGCCCCGCGCGGCCCCCTCCTCCTGGGCACGCCCCAGGACCGCCACCCCCAGGCCGTCCAGGCCATCCAGGACGCCGAGGGCCCGGCCCTCGTCATCACGTCGTCGCCGCAGGTCTGGGAGGAGACGAAGGACGCGCGGGCCAAGCTCGGCCCGGTCCTCCTCTACGACCCCACGCACCGCTGCGACACCCCGGCCCGTATGCACTGGAACCCCGCGTCCGGCTGCGAGAACAAGGCGGTCGCGGCGCACCGGGCCAGTGCGCTGCTCGCCCCGATAAGGCCGACGGCCCGCCTCGACTCCGAGCTGGCCGAGACCGCCGAGATCCTCCTGCGCTGCTACCTGCACGCCGCGGCCGCCGAAGGCAAACCGTTCCGCCATGTCCACCGCTGGGCGCAGGGCACCCAGGTCCAGGACGCCGTGCGCATCCTCCGTACGAACCCCAAGGCCGTCTCCGGCACAGCGGGTGAACTCGAAGCCGCCCTCACCTCGCACCCCGAACGCCGCGACATGGCACAGGAGTTGACCGCCCGCGCCCTGTCCTCCCTGTTCACCGTGCACATCCGTGAGGCGTGCACCCCGAACCGAACTGATGCGCTCACCCTGGATTCCTTCGTGGACGAAGGGGGCACGCTTTATGTGGTGGGTGAACCCATCGAGGACCCGAAGGGAAATCCCGGTGCGATGCCGCTCCTGACGGCCCTCGCCTCGAGCGTGGTCGAGCACGGCCGGCGCATGGCCGAACGGTCACCCGCCGGTCGGCTCGACCCACCAATGACGCTCGTCCTGGACGACGTCGCGGCGGTGGCTCCGCTTCCCCAGCTGCCGGAGCTGCTGTCCACCGGAGCGGACCGGGGCCTTCTGACCCTGGCCCTGCTCCGGTCCCGGGAACAGGGCCGCTCCCGCTGGCCGGACGCGGAACTGCCGCTCGCCTGAGGCGAGTCGCTCACACCCCGTACAGCTTCAGGAACGTCCGCACGCCGCTCTCCACGCGCGCCTCGACCTCCGCCTCCGGCATCGGCACCACCCCGAAGAACGTGTCGACGGTCACGGACCCCGGCACCAGCAGCATCAAGTACCGTGCCGCTTCCGCCGATCCGTCCTCGTCGATCGCCAACAGCCCCCGCGCGCCCAGCTCGGCGAGCCGCTCGCGCACCGCCTCCACCGACGCGCGCGGTCCCGTGCGCTGCCACTCCTCGACGACACCGGCGGGCAGCCGCGTCCCCTCGGAGATGATCTGGCGTACGAGCCGCATGTGCGCGGCGTGCTCGCCGCGCCGCCCCATCCACTCCCGGGCGAAGGCGACGAGGTCCTTCTCGACGTCCGTGACCTTGCTCAAGTGCCGTTCCGCGATGGCGACATGGACCGCGGTGACGGCGGCGGCGCTGTCGAGCAGCGCCTCGCGGAAGAGGTTCTCCTTGCCGCCGAAGTGGTTGTAGAGCGTGCGCGTCGAGACCCCCGCCTCGGCCGCGATCTCGTCGATGCCCGCGCGCGTGTAGCCCTCGCGTCCGAAGACCGTCCGCGCCCCGCGCAGCAGTGCCTGCCGCTTCTCGGCCGTGCCCCTGCGCCCCTGCCGCTGCTCCGCCATGCCAGAACTCCTCCGCTCACGTCCAGCCTAGGCACAGAGACCTAGGTACAACGACCGTTGCACCTACTACAACCACGGTTGTACTTTACCGGCATGGCAACCGCACCCCAGGCATCGGCGGCCCGCGAAGTCGGCGGCGGCCGCGCCGCTCTCACCCTGATCGTCGTCCTCCTCGGCATGCTCACGCTCCCGATGGCGATGTCCGGCACCACCGTGGCCCTGCCCCGGATCGGCGCCGACCTCGACGCCTCCGGCGCCGCCCTCCAGTGGGTGGTCGTCGGCTACTTCCTCGCCGCTTCCTCGTTCATGCTGGTCGCCGGGTCGCTCGGTGACCTCTACGGCCGCCGCAGGATCCTCACGACGGGCGCCGCCCTCTACACGGCGGGCACCCTCGCCTCGGCCCTCGCGCACCACATCCTGCTGCTCGACGCGGCCCGCCTCCTGTCCGGCGTCGGCGCCGCGGGCGTGATGGCGAGCGGCGGCTCCCTGCTCGCCGCCACCTTCACCGGAGCGGCCCGCACCCGCGTCTTCGCCTCGCTCGGCACCACGGCGGGCCTCGGCCTCGCCTTCGGCCCGACCTTCTCCGGCCGGCTGGTCGACGCCCTCGGCTGGCGCGCCACGTTCCTGTCGTACGTCGCCGTGGGCGCCGTCATCCTCGCCGGTACGCGCCTGATGCCCGAGTCCCGGGCCGACCTCGCGCCGCGCGTCGACAAGGCGGGCGCCGCGACGTTCATCGCCGGCCTGGCCCTCGCCCTCTTCGCCGTCACCCAGGGCTCCGCGTCGGGCCCGACCGCCCCCGCCACCCTGCTGCCCGCGACGCTCGCGGCGGCCCTCCTGCTCGCCTTCGTACGGGTCGAGCGCCGCGTCGTCCGCAGCGGCGAGGGCCGCCCGATCCTGGATCTGCGGCTCGCCCGCAACCCCGCGTTCCTCGGCTGGATCGTCGGCGCCTTCGGGCTCGGCGCGGGCACCACCGGCGTCCTCGCCTTCCTGCCCACCTACCTCCAGGGCGCGAGCGGCACGACGGCCGGGACCGCGGGCCTGACCCTCCTCCTGATGACGGTGCCGGTCCTCGCCCTGCCCCCGCTCGGCGCCCGCCTGGTCAACCGCGGCGTCCCGGCCCGGCACCTCCTGGTCCTGTCCCTGCTGCTGATCGCGGCGGGCAACGCCTGGCTGACCACGCTCCACCCCGACATCCCCGCCACCGCCCTCGCGGGCCCGCTGCTCACCATCGGCGCCGGCCAGGGCCTGTCCCTCGGCATCGTCGACGCGCAGGCCCTGTCGATGGTCGCCCCGTCCGAGGTCGGCATGGCCTCCGGCTTCCTGAACACGGTGCGCGGCGGCACCGGCGCCGTCATGCTCACGGCCTTCG includes:
- a CDS encoding SCO6880 family protein, which produces MTTQSHVSPQVTPRRTYLIGRARPNAIVGRNRESGELALIIVGAFLGMMCGLLVPVLSLRIVLLMGFPLLALAAVYVPYKHRTFYKWFEINRSYKRSLRRGTAYRSRPMEAGTRLDGREVEVGPPPGIGRLTWLAAPFGPDEIAVLLHADRRTVTAAIEIEGPGVGLRDSEDQEALVDRFGTLLKHVANGDGFVTRLQMLARTLPADPDAHAKDVAVRGDDRAPGWLQESYEQLQSMVSTSSEQHRAYLVACMHYTRELAAEANAMARATRPKAGKKVDRDAGLAVVMARELTDICSRLQEADIRVRQPLGQGRLASLVHSMYDPDHPIDHIQAMTKRNAWPAELDAMEPTYLQAKTRESSTRAPWCHATAWVKEWPMTPVGVNFLAPLLVHTPDVIRTVAVTMDLEPTEVAIERMLTEKTNDEAEASRAAKMNRTVDPRDIAAHGRLDQRGEDLASGAAGVNIVGYITVSSRNPDALARDKRTIRASAGKSYLKLEWCDREHHRAFVNTLPFATGIRR
- a CDS encoding ATP-binding protein: MRDPMSLLTDAFTSFLFGKVETTRLPVRTSTGQAQAVYLPTAAPGLGDSGVIIGREVYSGKGYIYDPFQLYGQQLPAPHWLVLGESGNGKSALEKTYVLRQLRFRDRQVVVLDAQGEDGVGEWNLIAQELGITPIRLDPTAALDMGIRLNPLDPAITTTGQLALLRTIIEVAMGHGLDERSGFALKVAHAYVNETIVERQPVLTDIVEQLRHPEPESAEAMNVAIEDVRAWGLDVALVLDRLVDGDLRGMFDGPTTVGIDLDAPLIVFDLSHIDRNSIAMPILMAIVGVWLEHTWIRPDRKKRIFLVEEAWHIINSPFVAQLFQRLLKFGRRLGLSFVAVVHHLSDVVDGAAAKEAAAILKMASTRTIYAQKADEARATGRVLGLPRWAVEIIPTLTPGIAVWDVNGNVQVVKHLITETERPLVFTDRAMTETSEEHLAEDALHAAELEAEERAAAFVEQRLSDSSESTVA
- a CDS encoding TraM recognition domain-containing protein, whose amino-acid sequence is MMRDERGYRRDDGRRYGGDERGRGGVPDGLLVGVLAFLLGMTILVWTATGLSGLFAKGAWPNRVTFGHTPLAMRSLIAAPHDLVGAWPNTPKAQLSGYGLFWGLFIGQLMILVVLAVFVAGTLARWRAVRRGAPERAARRGRGAVSVSGSPAGRGQSPAPVTDDEPPARRTPVPHPVEAEPPLEAAPPPAQAASPDQAVPPVQTASPTQAVPPAQAESPVQAEPVVHAGLPAPRGPLLLGTPQDRHPQAVQAIQDAEGPALVITSSPQVWEETKDARAKLGPVLLYDPTHRCDTPARMHWNPASGCENKAVAAHRASALLAPIRPTARLDSELAETAEILLRCYLHAAAAEGKPFRHVHRWAQGTQVQDAVRILRTNPKAVSGTAGELEAALTSHPERRDMAQELTARALSSLFTVHIREACTPNRTDALTLDSFVDEGGTLYVVGEPIEDPKGNPGAMPLLTALASSVVEHGRRMAERSPAGRLDPPMTLVLDDVAAVAPLPQLPELLSTGADRGLLTLALLRSREQGRSRWPDAELPLA
- a CDS encoding TetR/AcrR family transcriptional regulator, with the protein product MAEQRQGRRGTAEKRQALLRGARTVFGREGYTRAGIDEIAAEAGVSTRTLYNHFGGKENLFREALLDSAAAVTAVHVAIAERHLSKVTDVEKDLVAFAREWMGRRGEHAAHMRLVRQIISEGTRLPAGVVEEWQRTGPRASVEAVRERLAELGARGLLAIDEDGSAEAARYLMLLVPGSVTVDTFFGVVPMPEAEVEARVESGVRTFLKLYGV
- a CDS encoding MFS transporter — protein: MATAPQASAAREVGGGRAALTLIVVLLGMLTLPMAMSGTTVALPRIGADLDASGAALQWVVVGYFLAASSFMLVAGSLGDLYGRRRILTTGAALYTAGTLASALAHHILLLDAARLLSGVGAAGVMASGGSLLAATFTGAARTRVFASLGTTAGLGLAFGPTFSGRLVDALGWRATFLSYVAVGAVILAGTRLMPESRADLAPRVDKAGAATFIAGLALALFAVTQGSASGPTAPATLLPATLAAALLLAFVRVERRVVRSGEGRPILDLRLARNPAFLGWIVGAFGLGAGTTGVLAFLPTYLQGASGTTAGTAGLTLLLMTVPVLALPPLGARLVNRGVPARHLLVLSLLLIAAGNAWLTTLHPDIPATALAGPLLTIGAGQGLSLGIVDAQALSMVAPSEVGMASGFLNTVRGGTGAVMLTAFGALLLTAVESRVGPDVSAARITAGAGGHAAAFTAAWKVALWSVTGLMAALAALTYRLLSPPARRPAPRAGTSPYTKTA